The following DNA comes from Enterocloster bolteae.
ATTGACAAACTCCGGGTCTGCAAACAGGGCTCTTCCCAGTGTAATGAATTCCACATCTCCCTTTCTTAAAAGGCTCTCCGCATATTCCGGTTCATTGATCCTGCCCGCCACAGCTACCGGAATACTTACCACCCTCCTGATTTCTTCCGCAGGGTCTGTGTTGTATCCAGTCTTCACGGCAGCCGGGGCGATTCCATAACCCACGCCGTTCATGCCGCCTGAAACATCGAGCAGGTCCGCGCCTGCCTCTTCCATCAGCATCGCCAATGCCGCCGAATCCCTTCCCAGATTACCGTCTGATACCATATCATCGCCGTTTAAGCGTACACTGACCGGATAATCCTCACCACATACTTTCTTAATCCCCTCAATGATCATGACTGGCACTTTTGCACGGCCTGTAATCCCACCGCCAAATTCATCGGTCCTGCGGTTGGCGCTTGGAGAGACAAAATCATTCAGCAGATAGCCATGGGAGCAATGGACCTCTACCATATCGAAACCGGCCTTCTTTGCCCTTACAGCTGCCGCAATAAATGCGTGAATTAAATCATGAACGTCCTGGGTCGTCATTTCATAGGGAGTCACCCTGTCGGTCTGCTTCATAATGGCGGACGGAGCCATCACCCTTACCATGGAACGTCTGCCGCCGTGCTGAAGCTGCAGACAGATTTTCGCTCCATGAGCATGAACTGCATCAACCAGTTTTTTCAGGCCCGGAATTTTATCATCATCCGTTATGGATATCTGATGATCCGAGGATCTTCCGTCCTCTGTTACAAAACAGTACTCTGTGATAATCATCCCCACACCGCCGTTTGCACGAGCGGTAAGATAGGCAATCAGCGGGTCTGAAACCGTTCCGTCCGGATTGCCCAGGGCCGCGGACATGGGCGCCATAATTGCGCGGTTTTTAAGTTCTAAGGAACCGATTTTCCCCGGTGATAAAAGTTTCTTGTACTTCATATTCTTTACTTCCTTCCGCACATTCTATGATTACTTATACTCAAGCAGACAGTTGTCTACGATTGCTTTTCCTGTTTCCTTATTAAGCATCCTGTATATCAGTTTCCCCTCCTCAATCTTCCACGCCTGGAACTTTACATAAGTATCCGGGAATGTCACGCTTCTTAACTGTGTGGCAACATGGGTGACGCGTTCCGGCTGATAGGGGATAACCGCCTGGATTGCCAGCCTTGCTGCAAAACCGGCAGAGCATAGACCAGGCATAAAGGCCCCCTTATATCCGTAACCTTTTCCAACCTCCGGGTCAATGTGGGTGGTGTAGGTATCGCCGGTCAGGCGGTATAAAGCGGCAAGGTTGTCTGCAATGTGATCATCACATTCAAAATCAGGCTCCCTGCCCGGATAATTCATCTTATTGGAAACGTATTTTGGTCTTCCATTATTACCAAATGCAGCGATATAGTGCTGGCTTCTCAATGTACAGACCGGATTGCCCGCAATATCGTACATCTCCATCTTACACTGGTTCACAACACCTTTCTCGCCCCAGTCAAATACCTCCTCTACGCTGTCTTCCGTCAGGATTTTTCCACACAGGGGGTCAATGGGCCTGTGCATGATGAAATCCACACCCATATGAAGCCGGTTAGGGATATAACCATCCAGAGCTTCAATAATCAAATCTCCGGGAATCTCATTAGGAGCGTAAGGTACCCTCCGCTGTGGCTGCATGGTGATTGCATTCAGATAGGCCGTCAGGACAAAGGATGGCAGTGCTTTAAATCCATCCGGGCAGCCTTCCCACACATACGCCAAGTCATCTTTTGTACATCCTACCCCCAGCGCATAAAGGATTACGTCCCTCCACGTATACTCAAAATATCTCGGTCCCATTCCCTTTCCTATGATGGAATCAAAATCCGGGGTTTTACGGGTATGCCAGTCAACTTTTTCAATATTTGCCATAATTATATTTGTATGATGTTGTTAGAAGCAAACACAACATACTTCCTTTCTTTTTCTGTTTCGTGGTTTAATACATTCAGATACTGTGACTTTTGATGTTTTTTTGTAGCCTCGACTACTCGACAGGAGTGTATTGCCATCTCTTTTATCTGAATTGTTTATTAGCTGGATGTTGCCGGAGCGTTTGC
Coding sequences within:
- a CDS encoding FAD-dependent oxidoreductase, yielding MKYKKLLSPGKIGSLELKNRAIMAPMSAALGNPDGTVSDPLIAYLTARANGGVGMIITEYCFVTEDGRSSDHQISITDDDKIPGLKKLVDAVHAHGAKICLQLQHGGRRSMVRVMAPSAIMKQTDRVTPYEMTTQDVHDLIHAFIAAAVRAKKAGFDMVEVHCSHGYLLNDFVSPSANRRTDEFGGGITGRAKVPVMIIEGIKKVCGEDYPVSVRLNGDDMVSDGNLGRDSAALAMLMEEAGADLLDVSGGMNGVGYGIAPAAVKTGYNTDPAEEIRRVVSIPVAVAGRINEPEYAESLLRKGDVEFITLGRALFADPEFVNKAAQGKEEEICPCVGCLQRCYGSYGHGGQFRGCMVNPFSMRETVLKIKPAETKKKVVVVGAGIAGMEAAWTAAARGHAVELFEQGTYPGGQFRIAAIPPHKQMLARACVYYSNMCKKYGVHMHYNTKADRELIESCNPDVVVVATGGNPLVPGIPGLRESGYIANREILLGRIAPGNKSLILGGGLQGAETADFMAEHGYEVTVVEMRNGIAVDDHPATQKLLLERLASNHVGLITSATVKTVYPDGVDYEKDGEIIGLRGFDSIILAFGTRPEHTLAEELEGMDAEVVTVGDAAKAGNAVEAIYRGAVLGTTI
- a CDS encoding MaoC/PaaZ C-terminal domain-containing protein, yielding MANIEKVDWHTRKTPDFDSIIGKGMGPRYFEYTWRDVILYALGVGCTKDDLAYVWEGCPDGFKALPSFVLTAYLNAITMQPQRRVPYAPNEIPGDLIIEALDGYIPNRLHMGVDFIMHRPIDPLCGKILTEDSVEEVFDWGEKGVVNQCKMEMYDIAGNPVCTLRSQHYIAAFGNNGRPKYVSNKMNYPGREPDFECDDHIADNLAALYRLTGDTYTTHIDPEVGKGYGYKGAFMPGLCSAGFAARLAIQAVIPYQPERVTHVATQLRSVTFPDTYVKFQAWKIEEGKLIYRMLNKETGKAIVDNCLLEYK